TTTGCCGCCTCGCATGCCGTAGTCGAGCTCGATGACCTTCGCCTGCGTGTCAGAAAGATCGGGGTGGGGAGCGACCTCCAACGTGACCTCGGAATGCCAGTCGCTGTCGTCGGCGGCCGAGGCGTCGCTCTCCTGTGCACCTCGGATCTTGAGCATCCGGGACAACAGGAAGTCTTTGAAGCACTCGTCCGAAAGACAGAACGCTCGCGTGTGCCAGCGGAAGCCGTCGAACGCGATGGCGTGGGGCGCGATCCACCGCCAGCGCGGCTCCGGGTTGGACAGTGACTGGTACTTCACCTCGATCGCCTCGGACCGGCGTATGGCGCCAACGACCGAGCGGAGCGTCGCCGGGTTGACGCCACGTACTGGCGTCGGGGCGGACGCGTAGGGCGGGAGATTGGCTATCCAGGAGTCCTCCCGGTCGAGGATCCCGTCAGAGAGTGAGCGTAGCTGCGCGAGGTAGCGGCTCGCATCGGGCTCGAGGAACTGCGCCTTGAAGTCCGAGCCGCGGACATAGGTCCGCGCGCTCTTGTCGTAGACCATGTTGTCCGGTGCGAAGCTGATGTAGCGGTTCAGGTCGGTGGACGCCTGGTTCACCGATACCCCGAACTGGTCCATCAGATCGCTGCGGTTCACATGTCCCTCCCAGAACAGGCGGAACTCTATGAACTCAAGGCGTTGCTCGACGCCCCAGCGAAGTTCCGACCTGTCGTTTTCCATTCCGCTCCCCGGCTCGGGCAGTGCGCATCTTAACTATGCGCGCCCACTTTCTGGGCTTTAGCCGAGGCTAGCCGAGCCGGGTCTGTGGCGCAATCGAAAAGCGTCGCAAATCAGAGCTTTGTAGCGACACCGAGGGTTGGGAGGACAAGGCCGGTGTCAGTAGGCCGGAGCGCCCTGATCGGAAGTGGCGTTCAGTACGTCGCGTTCGAAGGCCTCGATATCGGCGATGCGTTAGACGACGCGCCCTCCGATCTTCATGTACGCAGGACCTTCGCCGGCCCACCGCCACCGCTCCAGGGTGCGGTGCGAAATGGTCCAGCGTTCCGCCAGTTCCTTCTGATTCAAGTTGGTTGGTTTCATAATCGTCTCCTTCTTCGCAACTCACAGAGGTTGCAGGAGGACGAAGGCGTGAAAGAAAAAGAGAGGCAAGTCAGTGTTTTGAGGCGCTCTGCGCAAAGGCGTCGCGGCCAGCGCAGAGCGGTTAACGCACCCGGCGAGAGCGAGAGAAAGCAATCGCATCGGACGCAATTCCGCGCAGAATGTGGCGGGTGGGCGTGCCGAAGTTGCCCGACCTCCGGCACGCCCCGATGAAACGCAGCCACGAGCGCGGCCGCGCGGCCGGCGAAAACTCAAGCCGGCCTGGTGGGCTCCGAGCGGGTTCGCCGCCATCCCCACCGCCGCGCTCGATCCGGCCCACAGTCCGGCGTCTCCCGCGGTCCCCGCGCTTATCGGGTCCGGGTCCCCATTGAAGTGACCGGCTGGTTACTCCGCCTCGGCCGGCACCACCGACTTCATCTCGGCAATGGTCTGAAACTCGGACAGGAACTCAGGGCGCGTCTGCATCAGATACCGCACCATGCGCGCGTTCCCGAGGAGCTTGCCGACGTAGCCACGGAGCACGGTCAGCTGGAGGTGGTCTTGGCCGTAGGTGTCCTGGATCTGTGTGATCCCTTCCTGAAGTCGGGCAAGCTCCTTTTCCATCCGGGCGACCGCCTGCGGTGTGACGCCGTTGATGCGTTTGGGCTTGTTCGCCTCGACCAGCTGCGCCTGCGGTGTTCCGGCGAGGATCGCCGAGATGTAGGCCACGGAGTAGTTGTTGGCGTTCACCATGAGCTCGGCGGCTTCGATCTGGCGCAAGGGGATCATCTTACGCAGCGTGGTGAACACGGCCGCGGTACACGCCTTGTCCTTCAGGATCGCCACGGCTTCTGGGCAAATGCCGTCGAGCAGCTTGACCTTGCGCTGGATGCTGCGCGGGTTGAGATCCAGCGCCGCCGCGATCTTCTCCTCCGAGACACCGCGCTCGATCGCTTTCAGGATCATCCGGTGCTCCTGAATGGGCGCGATACGGCTGATGCGCTTGTTGTAGGTGAATGCCTCGTCGTCGGTCGACACGAGGCATTCGACCTGTTCCTGACCCAGATCCTTCAGGACTTCGATCCGGACATGTCCGTCGAGCAGCAGCCAGCTGCCGCTGGTATCCCCGTTTCGCGCGACCACCAGCGGCTCGACCAACCCGATCTCGCGGATCGACGCTGTGATCTGGGTGTATTTCCGGCTGGACTTGATGGACTTGCTCAGCACCCTGACCGGCAGGATGTCCGCGACCGGGATCGTGACGCAATCATTCTCGAAGCCGAGCTGAACCTTCTTGGTCATGGCGCTGCCCCCTCGGCGAGGGAGTCCTGCAGGTAGCTGGGCATGGTTTCCAGACCTTCCGCGCGCAGCAGCGTCACGAAATGATCGTCCTCGAGGAGGGTCCGGAATGCCTGGCAGATGAACAGCAGCCGCCCCTGCGTCAGTTCCGCTTTCTTGATCAGAAGCTTCTGGCGGTCCGCTTCCTTTTGGTAGGCGCGCACCAACGCTTCGCTCGTCAGAGGTCGCCGGTTTCGGCTGTCGCGTCCGTACGCTTTCGGGTGCATCTTTTTCCCGCGTGCCTCACGCTGTTCGATCAGGCGCCGGGCCGCCGCGAGCTTCTTCCCGCGCAGTTTCTTTTGCGTGTAGGCGTCCATCAGCGCACGCTGTGCGCCCTCGGCATCGGTTTTCGATATGTCGATGGCGAGGTTGAGCGGAAGCAGGCCCGTCTCGACGGCCGTGACCAGCCGCTCTTCGCCGCGCTCCAGGAGGCCTGCGATCATGCCGACATAGTCCGGCGAGACACCGATCTTGTCGCCAATCTGTCGGTCAGAGTAGCCACGTTCGCGGAGCGTGCCGATCTCCCGCATCAGATCGATCGGGCGATGCTGACGGCGAGCGCAATTCTCGACGAGGCTCATCACAAGGCAGTCGGACTCATCGGCGTCGATGACAATGGCCGGGATGGCTTTCTGCTTCAGCTGAATGAAGGCTTCGAGCCGCCCTTGGCCGCAAACGAGATCATATTCCTGCGGATCTGTGTCAGTGCGGCGGGTGACGGTGATCGGACGTTTCAGACCAATCTTGGCAATGTTTTCAACCATGTCCGCAAACGTCCTGGGATTTCGGACCCGCGGATTGAGAACCCGAATACGG
This is a stretch of genomic DNA from Pukyongiella litopenaei. It encodes these proteins:
- a CDS encoding WYL domain-containing protein: MENDRSELRWGVEQRLEFIEFRLFWEGHVNRSDLMDQFGVSVNQASTDLNRYISFAPDNMVYDKSARTYVRGSDFKAQFLEPDASRYLAQLRSLSDGILDREDSWIANLPPYASAPTPVRGVNPATLRSVVGAIRRSEAIEVKYQSLSNPEPRWRWIAPHAIAFDGFRWHTRAFCLSDECFKDFLLSRMLKIRGAQESDASAADDSDWHSEVTLEVAPHPDLSDTQAKVIELDYGMRGGKAKIKVRRALLYYALKRLGLDTDPAARAPQDQQIVLTNREEIISSAREDRGQEATA
- a CDS encoding helix-turn-helix transcriptional regulator encodes the protein MKPTNLNQKELAERWTISHRTLERWRWAGEGPAYMKIGGRVV
- a CDS encoding plasmid partitioning protein RepB C-terminal domain-containing protein — translated: MTKKVQLGFENDCVTIPVADILPVRVLSKSIKSSRKYTQITASIREIGLVEPLVVARNGDTSGSWLLLDGHVRIEVLKDLGQEQVECLVSTDDEAFTYNKRISRIAPIQEHRMILKAIERGVSEEKIAAALDLNPRSIQRKVKLLDGICPEAVAILKDKACTAAVFTTLRKMIPLRQIEAAELMVNANNYSVAYISAILAGTPQAQLVEANKPKRINGVTPQAVARMEKELARLQEGITQIQDTYGQDHLQLTVLRGYVGKLLGNARMVRYLMQTRPEFLSEFQTIAEMKSVVPAEAE
- a CDS encoding plasmid partitioning protein RepB C-terminal domain-containing protein — encoded protein: MMAKSAEETQQTGVTLVPTDRIRVLNPRVRNPRTFADMVENIAKIGLKRPITVTRRTDTDPQEYDLVCGQGRLEAFIQLKQKAIPAIVIDADESDCLVMSLVENCARRQHRPIDLMREIGTLRERGYSDRQIGDKIGVSPDYVGMIAGLLERGEERLVTAVETGLLPLNLAIDISKTDAEGAQRALMDAYTQKKLRGKKLAAARRLIEQREARGKKMHPKAYGRDSRNRRPLTSEALVRAYQKEADRQKLLIKKAELTQGRLLFICQAFRTLLEDDHFVTLLRAEGLETMPSYLQDSLAEGAAP